GTCAGGGGCGGCTGATTCTTTCGTATAACCAGCTGACCACGTTGGTCGTCACAGGGAGTTGGGTGCAAACACCTAGCACCAAAGATCAATGCGAAGGACATGAACTAAATGATGAGCGATAAACACGACTCGCCGGGGCCATTGATCAATGGCCGAAGTAAGATGTTACATATTTAAGTAGGGATTCAGTATACCGTCAATCAACTGGACTTCAGAGTCTGCAAACATGGGAATGGTAGCATGTTTATCAACATCCTAAATCGTGGTTATGCCCAAATGGATCCACTTTCGTTTCATGTTTACTAGTGATGGAACGAAAGAATGAAAGACAAGAGAAAAAGCTCCATCGAATTGAAACCCAGATGTGAAATCAAAAGGGCCTATGAGACAATTTTGCATTGAAAAACCGAGTTTCGAAATACATTGGCACTCAAAACTGCTCGTCGGTAACGACAATACTTACTAAAATCATGAGTACAAAATAGTATCCTTTTTCCCGGATTTTTGGGTGGCTCGTTGGTATTCAGCAAAATATTCAGCAAAACTGGCGCTAAACAGATAACATAATAGCTTTATAAGACCATTACTCGGCTCAATCTGGCGGCATAAAAACCATCGTGTGCCCTAGAGTGACAGTTCGCCGCCGCAGATCAAAATAATTTTTTTGGACGGTTTTTCGTGTTGGAAAATTTCTCTGGTCGTTGCCGAACTTTATCGTGGAATTTTCTTAAGGTAAGctcaaaccagcagcaactgctaCTAGCGGAAATGATGGCTTTGTCCACAGGACGTACGATAAGCCGAGAGCCGCTTTAATATTGTCGCCACCGGAGATGCTGCTCCGAGTTACATAACGCGGGTTTGGAGGttaatcgttttcctttttcccgttcCGGTGTCCAGATGCTGACCAACCAGATTGTCTCCGCTGCCCGCGTTATGGGACTGCAGGCCCGCCGCAACTACGGTGTGTCCGCCGTGCTGCTCGCGAAAGCCAGCGACCCCATCCAGCAGCTATTCGTGAACAAGTTGCGCGAATACGCACAGAAGAGCCAGAGCGCGTAAGTAGATGAGAGGTTCAGGATTGACCTCGGTTTGGCTAAAACTTTTTGTTTAATCGCTTCCAGTGGTGGCAAGCTGGTGGATGCTTCTCCAGCCATCGAGCGAGAACTGAAGCAGGAGATGGAAAAACTGGCCAAGCAGTACGGCGGTGCTCAGGGTGAGGATATGACCGCATTCCCGTCGTTCAAGTTCGAAGAACCGAAGATCGACCCGATCAATTCGTCAGCATAAGTTAATGGAGGAGCGGCCGctaccgccatcgccacaccATCGTCTGCGATCCCGCCCCACTTACGATAGAGAAgtcactaccagcagcagctgcctgtTCTGATGGTATCATAAAGGCAGTAACAGATTGTAAACATTACTTTGCTTGTTTTTAGCATTTATTtgacgaagaaaagaaaaaacgaactTCACAATGACCAACGGCAGGTATCACGCAGCCTGCGTTTGCAGCACGTGCTGGACAGTTTCCTCCAGAATCGGCATTCGGTACTCGTGAGCAAGTGCTTGAAATGTTTGAAGCAGACGGCGCAAATCGGCAGCCGAAATTAGGTTCTCGTATGCCCCGGTGCAGGGGCAGTGTTTGGCCAGATTTTCGCGCTTAATCTGTTTACACTTGATGCAGCGCTGATCCTGCAGCGTGTAGGACATCAGCTTGCGCTGCACTACATCTAGCAACCGCATTTCGATTTCTACGTTATCATAATCGACGTTACACTGGGCACACAGCCACACCGGTTGCTGGCCATCCTTTAGCGCACGGTGCGTGTCCTTGCAGAGGTCCAGATCGCGGCAATGATTACACGCCTGGCAGATGACCTCCGGTAAAACGTACGACTTGACGGCCTCCCTCCAGTGTGCTTTCTCACTAAATTCGCCTACTCCGATCAGCCGCAGCATGTTACGCCTCATGCCCGTCAGCTCCTCATCGGTATCCTTGGTGACCTGCAGGGCACGCGTGATCGCTTTCACGAACTCAAGCGCTGGCCCATCGGCCCCACGCGCGTACCCTTCGTGCATTTTCTGTACCATAGCGTACGCGGCACACGCTAACCGTTTCAATCCGCTAGCCGGTGTGACGCCTTCGGCCATGGCCTGTAGGAAGGAGACGAGAAAGTTTTCAAAGTTCTCCCGACATCGGCGCGCCTCAGGCAGCTGCTCGGATAGGCTCCAGTTCATTTCGAGTGCtagctcttcttcctcttgttCGTCCTCTACCTGCGTGCCAGGTTGTTCCGCTGACCCACTGGTAGCCTCCTTCGGCAGATTAGCCCTTACGCCACCATAGTTCGTGGGATCGATCCACAGCAGAAACTCCCAAGCCTGCTGGAAGGAGAGCGAAACACTGTGGAACAGTTCACGGCTGCGTATGTTCTGCACCACGTAATCCGTATATCCGATCGCATCGACCACCGTCCGTTTGCCGGTGTCAATGATGATGCGATTAAAGTCCGCATAGATTATGTCCGCCTTCATCCGTTGAAACTCGGCCACTATCTGAAGGAACAGTTTACGCATCAGCGTGTTAAGGGCACGCCGAAGTGCCGGATCGTACAGTAGGGCTCGACTCGATCGTACCCAGCGATAGAAGTGCACGATCTGGAAGTCAGCGAACACGTTGCGATTGATGGACACTTCGCGTAGCCACGCGTTCACCAGCGAGCGCATTACACGGAACGCTTGACTGCAGAGTGCCGTTTCGTCGTAGCTCGAAAGCGGTTGGCCACCGACGGCGGTGATCAGTTCCTCCAGCGAGGCTTGCGGTACCGTGTCGAAGGTAATGGCCGATGAAGTACCCTCGAGTTCCTGCACTTTGCTCGCTTGTAGCAATGCAGATACAGCCAGACTTTCCACCGTCAGCTCGACACAAACCGTCCGGTAAAGGCCCGCCCGATTCTGTACGATCGAGGTGCTATCCTCGAACTCGGCCAACAGCCGACCATCGTCCGCCTCACGGCCACCCAAATCGGGCCGGCCACCGGACGAACACCAGAGCACAAAGTTGTTCCGTAGCAGAAGCCGTGCGTAGAATAGATCCGCTCCGAACAGGACCGTATCGGAGGGCATGTTACCGAGCGGTAGCTGGAAGTAACGGCACTGTTCCAACATCATACCCAGCACACGGTTGAGGTTCAGAAAGTGACGTATCATAGAACGGGCACCATGTCGCTGCCAGTCGAGTCCGGACAGGAGGGCCGCATCGTCGGCGATGTGTATAGGGATCTCGGGAAATTCGAGGCAAACGGGAAGCAGTTGGTTCAGCTTCTGCACACCGATTGCTGTCTGTAGACACAACATGGTAGGGCCACGCTTTTCATCCCGATACGCCGTCAGTGCGCGGGTAATGCGCTGGTACACCTGCTTGGCATTGATCTCCATGAACACATCGAACGTCATGTCGACCGGTGGTAGCGTGTCCTCGGTATTGGTGCCCGCCGTCAGTAGCGCGATCCGTTCGGAAGTATAGAGGTTCCGTACCGTCGGTAGCTGATTCGTGCGCACCGTGTCTAGGATAATGATGAGCGCTTTCCGGTTGGCCGGTGTAAAGAGGCCCCACATTTCCCGTTTACCCGTCGGTGAAACGTGCTGGTAGAGGAAAACCTTTCGAAGAGTTATACCGGAAGTTGGTGTCGCTGATAATGCTCCCTTGAGATAAGTCACACCGGATGCAGCCGGACGCATTTCAAGCTGCTGGATGGTGAACGTATCGAGATCTTTCGTGGCAAGTACAGCCAGTGCCCGTGCTTCCGATCGTTGCACCCCACAGAGACAGCCGAGTTCGAGCAGCGCACGAAACTCGAGAGTCATCTGCGTCTCGTAGATACCCTCGATATCGGGTGTCGCTAGATCCGCCAAAAGTCCCAACCGATTATCACGAAACACCTGCTCGGGTACGATGTACTGGTACAGATGGTGAACGGGTCGAGCACGGGGCAGTACACGGTGTACTTTCTTCCACATCGATTTGTTGCCACTACTGCTACCATCTTCCGTGGGTTCTGATGGTACCGGTGTACGCTGGTTAACGTAGAAAATGCGAGGCACTGTAAGGCGCACTTTGTGCAGTTCCTCGCCAACTACCGCCCAAACGGTAAAGTGGCCCAGATCGTCCACCGGTAGCACCTGTACGATTTGCCACGTTTGCTGGATCAATGattgttgcgttttgcgtAGGAAACCACCGAGCGTGGTAGCTCTGGCGGTGGCCAGCGTCATGGTCGCCGACGTACTGGCACCATCATCCCTTCGCATGCGCTTACTTCCACGCCGACCCTCCCGATAATGACGATCACGGTACTCTAGCTGCCAGCGCCACTTCCGTTTGTGAAAGCGTATCCACTCGATCAGTTCTTCGCGCGTGTTGCCCGGCGATGGGGGATCACCTAACGCTTCGCGCCatgttttcggttccggcTCTGCGGTGGCCGGCACTTCAACGGAACGTTCACGTTGTCGCTTACTAGTGCCGGGAGTTCCTGTACCACCATTCGATTGACTCTGCACCAGATCCTCGACATCCGTTAGCGATGGAGGAGCCGGTTTTTCTACCCTTGCCGTAAACATCTCGCTAATGCGCCGTTGCTTCAGTGTATCGTTCTTCTCGAGCATCTTCCGGTGTAACCAGTCCGGATGCTGTACACGAGGTACGGGATTGTTCAGTCCTTGCAGGGCCGCCGGGATGGTGATAATCTTTTGAATCGTACCACCCAACCGTTCGATATAGTAGCCCCAATCCAGCACGTCACGAATATCGGCATCACCCATCGTACTGTCCTTTAGCCAGCGTCGCAAATAGTGACGCCGTACGCTCGGTTCCGATTGGAAGATTGCGAGTGGAATGGCACGCTCGGTCACGGGAGCTCCTTCCGGTTTACGTGAGATCACAAATTTACAGGCCAGCCCAGCATCTTTTACCATCTGATCTCCGAGGAACTCGGCTAACCGTTTGGCGGTCGAGATCGAGGTCGACTTTTGCTGGCCATAGTCTTCGAGCTTGCGTGACATCGAACGGTTCTCCGAGATCAGCTCGAACAGCTCGCTATCCGGCATGTTGTGGCCCTTGCTGTACAGGACATCGAGCCAGTAGTCGGCAATTTTGGCGACCGCGGCGTAGCACTGCTCCAACGTTGACCCTTGCAGGAACGCCTCGAATACGGAAGATTGAAAGATCTTAATCAGCTGCAGCTCGCCGCGCCGTTTCACCTCGAAGCCCTTGAGTTCGGCCAGTGAACCGTCAAAGTTAAAGACGGCGTATCGCTTTTTCAACCGTTTGCCTTCCTCCTTGGCCGCTGGCAACACCATCGCTAGGTATGGTCCGTCTACTTCGAAAAAGATGGAATTCTCTTTGCGAACCGAGTACTCGGCCTCCTCTCTGCCCTCGCTTGGTGCGGCCGGTCGTTCCAGCACGTGGTACTGATCGTTTGTGAAATGATCCTTGACC
The sequence above is a segment of the Anopheles darlingi chromosome 2, idAnoDarlMG_H_01, whole genome shotgun sequence genome. Coding sequences within it:
- the LOC125948646 gene encoding ATP synthase-coupling factor 6, mitochondrial, encoding MLTNQIVSAARVMGLQARRNYGVSAVLLAKASDPIQQLFVNKLREYAQKSQSAGGKLVDASPAIERELKQEMEKLAKQYGGAQGEDMTAFPSFKFEEPKIDPINSSA
- the LOC125948510 gene encoding DNA polymerase epsilon catalytic subunit 1; translated protein: MQSTNTGKYVSERAEGDDTNEIGYRQSRENDQIDLKYGFERVKDTQERTGYLINMHSTEILNDDRRLVAALDMYFLQMDGSRYKTTVIYAPYLLLITREGHALEVAKFLGKKYSGQLLNVEHIQREDLDLANHLSGLKQNLLKLTFPNTTQMNKVKRDLNIAVKKNREREKANTYYMQMLSNSLSTAIRWEEDETGREGRAPNQNVDFYDYIVDMREHDVPYHVRVSIDLNIFCGTWYTVRCRGGVSSEERPVITPRPDIIDRPEPVVLAFDIETTKLPLKFPDAQTDQIMMISYMIDGQGYLITNREIISNDVDDFEYTPKPEFEGNFIVFNEPNELGLLQKFFDHILDVKPHIFVTYNGDFFDWPFVEARAAVYELDMRREIGFSKVNARDGNYLCRPAMHLDCLCWVKRDSYLPVGSHGLKAVAKSKLRYDPVELDPEEMCKMAVEQPQVLANYSVSDAVATYYLYMKYVHPFIFALATIIPLEPDEILRKGSGTLCESLLMKEAFNVNIVFPNKQIGELNKLSTDGHVLDSETYVGGHVEALESGVFRADISTRFRLDPDMIRQLQQNVDKVLEHAIVTEEGVPLDDVLNLEEVKQTIQGALQQLHDIPTRLEQPVIYHLDVGAMYPNIILTNRLQPSSMVSDSDCAACQYNRPEARCKRNMEWLWRGEMLPASRNEFQRIQQQLETEKFPPLFPGGAQRAFHELSREDQAAYEKKRLADYCRKAYKKTKVTRLETRTSTICQRENSFYVDTVRAFRDRRYEYKGLTKVAKAAVTAAVKSGDAGEIKAAKGREVLYDSLQLAHKCILNSFYGYVMRKGARWHSMPMAGIVCLTGSNIITKAREIIERVGRPLELDTDGIWCILPASFPQEVTFHTKHAKKKSINVSYPNAVLNTMVKDHFTNDQYHVLERPAAPSEGREEAEYSVRKENSIFFEVDGPYLAMVLPAAKEEGKRLKKRYAVFNFDGSLAELKGFEVKRRGELQLIKIFQSSVFEAFLQGSTLEQCYAAVAKIADYWLDVLYSKGHNMPDSELFELISENRSMSRKLEDYGQQKSTSISTAKRLAEFLGDQMVKDAGLACKFVISRKPEGAPVTERAIPLAIFQSEPSVRRHYLRRWLKDSTMGDADIRDVLDWGYYIERLGGTIQKIITIPAALQGLNNPVPRVQHPDWLHRKMLEKNDTLKQRRISEMFTARVEKPAPPSLTDVEDLVQSQSNGGTGTPGTSKRQRERSVEVPATAEPEPKTWREALGDPPSPGNTREELIEWIRFHKRKWRWQLEYRDRHYREGRRGSKRMRRDDGASTSATMTLATARATTLGGFLRKTQQSLIQQTWQIVQVLPVDDLGHFTVWAVVGEELHKVRLTVPRIFYVNQRTPVPSEPTEDGSSSGNKSMWKKVHRVLPRARPVHHLYQYIVPEQVFRDNRLGLLADLATPDIEGIYETQMTLEFRALLELGCLCGVQRSEARALAVLATKDLDTFTIQQLEMRPAASGVTYLKGALSATPTSGITLRKVFLYQHVSPTGKREMWGLFTPANRKALIIILDTVRTNQLPTVRNLYTSERIALLTAGTNTEDTLPPVDMTFDVFMEINAKQVYQRITRALTAYRDEKRGPTMLCLQTAIGVQKLNQLLPVCLEFPEIPIHIADDAALLSGLDWQRHGARSMIRHFLNLNRVLGMMLEQCRYFQLPLGNMPSDTVLFGADLFYARLLLRNNFVLWCSSGGRPDLGGREADDGRLLAEFEDSTSIVQNRAGLYRTVCVELTVESLAVSALLQASKVQELEGTSSAITFDTVPQASLEELITAVGGQPLSSYDETALCSQAFRVMRSLVNAWLREVSINRNVFADFQIVHFYRWVRSSRALLYDPALRRALNTLMRKLFLQIVAEFQRMKADIIYADFNRIIIDTGKRTVVDAIGYTDYVVQNIRSRELFHSVSLSFQQAWEFLLWIDPTNYGGVRANLPKEATSGSAEQPGTQVEDEQEEEELALEMNWSLSEQLPEARRCRENFENFLVSFLQAMAEGVTPASGLKRLACAAYAMVQKMHEGYARGADGPALEFVKAITRALQVTKDTDEELTGMRRNMLRLIGVGEFSEKAHWREAVKSYVLPEVICQACNHCRDLDLCKDTHRALKDGQQPVWLCAQCNVDYDNVEIEMRLLDVVQRKLMSYTLQDQRCIKCKQIKRENLAKHCPCTGAYENLISAADLRRLLQTFQALAHEYRMPILEETVQHVLQTQAA